One genomic segment of Pongo abelii isolate AG06213 chromosome 13, NHGRI_mPonAbe1-v2.0_pri, whole genome shotgun sequence includes these proteins:
- the STPG3 gene encoding protein STPG3, protein MNFDQKAVKFLANFYINGGKHWTHGHLRQTQPEPTQPKASALLLGLEPGMAWDETRPPKMKEVPAGLRLQTGTPQESLPTYTQTLTELLLERRPPITADLEVPSPTRYQVPSPSVRESSPHPHYSIGCKHQGREGGGRRAWQTLWFQSESPFTQKADFDRERKWPSPAHYQLLSRPAFPAFSFRGRHSASKTPEGHTPLGLPGARGLGLRVQPQSLLQASLQAPGKRHPGPNTYNILPGSHLQSPRSPAFSMSRSPAFTSWLSASRTPGPADYHVEDCYNSRFPSAPGVVIQGVRRPKRHDTGPFCTL, encoded by the exons GACCCATGGCCACCTGAGGCAGACACAACCAGAGCCCACCCA ACCCAAGGCATCTGCGCTGTTGTTGGGCCTGGAGCCAGGGATGGCCTGGGATGAGACACGGCCCCCAAAGATGAAGGAAGTCCCAGCTGGCCTCAGGTTACAGACGGGCACCCCTCAGGAGTCCCTGCCCACCTACACCCAGACCCTGACGGAGCTGT TGCTGGAGCGACGCCCCCCGATCACAGCTGACCTGGAAGTCCCCAGCCCCACCAGGTACCAGGTGCCGAGCCCGTCCGTACGAGAGTCCTCCCCACACCCCCACTACAGCATCGGCTGCAAGCACCAGGGCCGAG AGGGCGGTGGCCGCAGGGCATGGCAGACTTTGTGGTTCCAGAGCGAAAGCCCCTTCACGCAGAAAGCTGACTTCGACCGAGAGCGAAAG TGGCCCTCGCCAGCCCACTACCAGCTGCTCAGCCGGCCCGCCTTCCCTGCCTTCAGCTTCAGAGGCCGCCACTCCGCTTCCAAGACACCTGAGGGCCACACACCCCTAGGGCTGCCTGGGGCTAGGGGGCTGGGCCTCAGGGTGCAGCCCCAGTCCCTGCTTCAGGCTTCTTTGCAAGCACCTGGCAAGAGACACCCTGGCCCCAACACCTACAATATCCTTCCTGGGAGCCACCTGCAGAGCCCCCGCTCGCCGGCCTTCTCAATGAGCCGCTCCCCTGCGTTCACCTCCTGGCTCAGCGCCT CCCGAACCCCTGGCCCAGCCGACTACCACGTGGAGGACTGCTACAACTCACGCTTCCCCTCGGCGCCTGGCGTGGTCATCCAGGGTGTGCGCAGACCCAAGCGCCACGACACAGGCCCCTTCTGCACGCTCTAG